The sequence below is a genomic window from Lolium perenne isolate Kyuss_39 chromosome 4, Kyuss_2.0, whole genome shotgun sequence.
AACAAGTTGATGATCGAGCCGTTGTCTATTTAGGTGGCTTCAACAAAGGGGGCGTCCAACAAAGGTTAGGCAGGAAACCGAGATATTTCCCGTGTTGATCATGGAAGCTAGACAACCTTGATCACAAGAACACATATATGCATAGAACAtcaaaataacacatatatgcacTCACATAGTCACTCTCCACGTTTTCACTAGGCGGTGCATCAATCACTTGTCCATTGCCGCACTCCAACGAGCACATTGGGGTTTCATCAACTCCCATCGACATTGAAGCGACCGGTATGAACGAGAGATGTACCCACCGGTCTTCGGCTTCATCTTGCAATAGGCGTCCTCTATGAGTTGCCAATATCGTTTACCGGTTTGATCGGTACCGGTGCTTGCATCCATCCCCACAACAGCCCAAGCacgaaccaagagaatgtcttcgGCCACACTGTAGTTTGTCGCGCGCACGGCGGTGGAGCGGGCATCGGTGGTTGCATCTATCTCGGTCACCTCGTCCTCATCttgcccttcctcctcctcctcctcctcctcctactcttcCTCCAATTCATCACCAAACCCAAAGGGCTCGAGAGTAGGAGCCCCGAGGTCCACCTCCGCTTCTTGGAGAAAACCCATGAACGATGTTACCGGTGTGGGCATTACATCGAGAACCTCGTGCACGACAGTTGGAGGAGCGTCGATTGTGGGCGCCGATGCGGCCTTCTTCCGCACGGTGGTCTTCTTGACGGCGGGCTTGGCGCCCGCAGGCTTCTTCGGCCCAAGCGTCGCCGTTTTTCCGACGACccttggtggtgggcggcggggcGACGGACGTGGCGACGGGCGGTGTCGGGGCTGTGGCTGGATGATGTGCTGCCCAGCACGCCGCCGTTTCGCGCCGACGTGGATGGCGGCGACCATCGCGGCCACCTCCGCACCGGATCGGACGGGCGGGTGCTCCACCGCGGTCGGCGGGGCCATGGGGGAGGCGGCGGGGCCGAGGTCGCGACCGGCTCCATGGCGCGGGTAGGCCGGCGGCGGTGGGCTTGGAGGCGGCGGTCGGGGCTGAAAATTCCCTCCCGCGCGCGTGTGGAGGAATAGAGGTTGAAGGGGTTGGGCCTCTCCAACCCTCACATGTACAGGTTGGGAGGAGAAGTAGGGGTTCGGCCTTTAAATTTTTTTGAGAGTTCGAGGGTTAAGAGGTTCTAGTCTACGTCTTTTTTCGGtccaaaactgtaaaaaaaaacggTTATTTGTAAAAATTTGAGGATTTAGGGGTACTAGTTGTGATGCTCTTACCATAGCAATTCGAGTGCAGTCGAATAGTTTCTTACCATGGCATGTGCAGATCCACTTCTACTCGTGTGGGTTTTCACCTTGACATCCCATCGCCAACGGCCCACGGTTCCGTCCaaaagaaaacaacaaaaattaaaacccaccgcTCCAACGGCTACTTTCCCAGCCGCTCTCAAATTCCATCGCCCAACTCGCCACACCCCACAGCCAGAGCACCACCACAGCCCCCTCGCCGCCGACCACCATCTCCGGCGCCGCTCTCACGAGCAAGCTACCTACCTACCCAGATCCAAACCCGCCGGCGCAGATGGAGATCCCCGTAAGGCTCGGCGTCacggagggggaggaggaggagctggaGGAGTACGACAGCGTGTTCTACGAGGACATCGAGGCCCCCAAGTTCGTCGACCTCACCGCGCCCGACGACGCCCGCCCCACCGACGACCCCTCCTGGTTCTGCCTCCGCGTCGGTAAGCACTCCGCTTCCCTAATCCGCGATTGCAAACACGCCAAAATCGATCCGGCCGTGCTGACGAATCCGCCTCAATCGGCGCGCGCGCGCGCAGGTTGCGACCAGAGCCACGAGCACGTCGACCCGGAGGCCCTGCACCGGAGCTTCGTCATGCGGGTCATGGCCGCCAGGAGCCCCAACGTCAAGCTGCAGAGGGCCATCAGCAGGCGAAACCAGAGGTGTGTGCGCGCGTCCGTCCCTGATCTGAATTTTGTTTTTTTCTCCTCGCCGCAGATTCCGACCTGAATTCAGCTGTGCCGGCTGTTCTTTGGACTGACGCGCGCCCGTTTCGTGCAGCTCGATGCTACCGAAATGCCCTCAGTCCGTGCCGGCGAAGCCGCGGAGGACCCGGATGACGAGGCTGAGCATGGCGgcggatgccgccgccgccgcgaaggCCGCGAGGGCGAGGCTGCACGACCACGGGATTCGCACCTTCAGAGTTTCTCCGGTCCGTGCCAAGGCGGCCAGAGTCGAGCCGTCCAGCGCGAGGAAGAAGGCTCTGACGACGCCCAGGACCAAGACTGCGCTGCGTCCGAGGCAGGAACCGTTGTTCCTCAGCGCGAAGCACCAGAGGGAGCCGGTCGCCGCGGCGGCGCCGGAGATGAAGGGGGCTGTGGTGAAGGCGCTGTTCACCACCACGCCCAAGAGGGAGACGCCGGCCAAGAAGAGCCAGGCTCCTCCCGTGGCAGAGGTCTGTTCCAAGCTGAAGAAGCTCAACCTGGCGTGCCGGGAGGTGCCTAGCAGGTACTTGGCCCAGGTGTCCACTCCGAATAAGGTCACCAAGAAGTGCGAAGAGACCACGGCAGCGGTGAAGAGTGCGAAGAGAGTACAACAGCAGCCAAGGAATGGGAAGAAGATCTTGGGCCTTTCGGCGAAATGCGGTAATGCTGAAGCAGATGAAGGGAACCAAACCGGCCGTGGGAACGTCAATGcagaagagaactcatgtaaaagAACTGCAAGGTGCAAGTGGGAACGGAAGGAGGTGCTGCAGGGTTCACGGATTCAGGTGGAACCATTGCAGCCTGACAGTCATGACGAAGATGACGACAAGGAGAATGTGTCGTCCGGCGATCAGTCGACCGCGCAAGACTCAGATCGGCAAGATGAAAACATGAACCAGTTGGAGAGCAAGGAGAATGCTCCTCAAAAGGTACTGAAACTGATGTTAATAATGTGGTTTGTCATAGTTTAGCTGTAGGTACGCTATGTGGAGCCTGAAAATGCTTCCATGGCTAATTGCAGGTGGTTAAACGGCAGAATAGCAAGATGAATGCAGAGCAAGGAGGAAAGCTTAAGAAAACCATTCAGAGGCCATTTAGGCTGAGGACTGATGTGAGTTATGGTTGCATCCCCCATTGCTCGTTTTTCTGAACAACTGCACTCGGTTGCTGATTCATTCTTTGTGCTGCTTTTAGGAAAGACAAGTGTTGAAAGAAACAAAGCCTGAAAGAAAACAGACGATCGCCGAGAAGAACACCATGCCAGTACTGAAGGATGAAAATAGACGAGTGATGGTAAGTTCAATCAGGAATGCACGAAGCAAGGTTACAAATTTGCTTAATGTTCAGCTTACTCATTGTTCTGTTTGTACGTATGCAGCAAACTGGAAGATGCCCTGAAGGAAAGGGACGAGATATACTGACTTGTGGCGACAGACAGGTGAGCATATCAGGGACCAAATCAATTAGTGGTAGTACAGTTTAGGCATACACATGCTGAATTGCTGATCTGCCTATGTTGCATATTCAGAAGAAACAGACTACACACATTGCCACGAGTCAGATTGGTGAATCTAAATTGGGTTTGAATAGTACCCGATGCGGCAACGTGAGGCCTGCACTGACGAAAGGCAAAACCATCGAGAAATCTGACAGAGTTGTGAGGACAGCCTCTTCAACAAGAACAGTCAAAACAACAAGGTTTGCAAAGCGAATCAATTCAGTCATTTTTCTTTGTAAACTTCAGTTCAGTCATTGAGTTTTCTTTTCCGTGTGTTCAGTGGTTTCACAGCACCCTCTCAAGTTGGAAAAGAGAGGAAGATCTCAGTGAAAACATCCAGGCTCCAAGCAGCAGCAGTTTGACTAGCACAGGTGACAAGGGGGGACAACGACTATTTGTCTGCTCAATCCAAAGACGAAATGTTTTTCTGAGTTTTGTTAACTAGAAGTGTACACTGAGGAGTGAGGAGGGGGTGGCCAAGAACTCACACCAACAGGGTTCTGTCAAGTTTCCTTGTTTCTGTCCATGAAACTGGTGTGATGAGTCAAATTATTTTGTTCTGTACCATCTTTACTAGACATTCCTTTGTAAGTGAAAGCCCATAAGAAATTTAATTAAGTAGTGAGAAATGTGTATCTATACGGTCGAATTGATTTTCTGAGTTTAAAAAAATGGAAATGTACACTAGGCAGGGGTGGCCAAGAACTCAGATGAATAGGGTTCCATAAAGTTTACTTGTCTCTGTCCATGAAAATTATGTGACATGTGAAATTCCTTCGCTTGTACCATCCTTGCTAGACATATTCTTTTGTAACCGGAAATCCATAACAAATGGAGCTCTATTTATGGTACTGAAAACCCATTAAGTTTCTTTGTTCCCTGCAAACATTTTCTGGGGTTTGAGAGCGAACCTGTGTGTTGACATATTGTTGCTGTTAGCCACAACTTGAGGATTTAAAACACACAAATTCGGGTAGTGTGCAAATCCAGATTCGTTGACTTGGTAATAGTACGCTGACTGCTTCCTTTACAAGTGTTGTTACAACAAATCAATCATTTTAACATACTTGCACTATGTCAAGTGTAACGTAACTCTATGCATCGCCATCACCTACTTTCAGACAAAGATGAGCTTTCACGGGCTTGTGATCGGAGCTCCTAACGCAATCAAGTGCTTCATATGAACTCAATATCGCATCCAAGCCAGAAGTATGGTCAACCTTGAACAATATCCTATCTGTCCAAGATGGCACTCTGATCTGAGGAAGTAAAGACCATATGTATAAGGCATTCAGTTTCCCAAATATATAAGATTTCTTTCAGATAAAACATAGACAAAGTGACAGCCCTGATATGATACTGATTCAAGGTACCTTGTAACTTGTATCATAGTTGCTACTTCCAACATTATATTTGTATGTTGGCTTGAAAGACAAGGTCCCTTCACAGTACCCGTTGAAAACTTGACCCTTCTCAGCCTCTTGCAGAAGCTGGTCTTTGCCTCTTAGCTTCTGAAACAATGCAAAAATGATAAATGTGAGGCGCTTATGTTGCGTAAGCTGTGACTAATTTCAGCATAGACTTACACTTTGACGATTCTCCTCAATCATCTTCCTTGCAGGCATCGAGCTTATTCCTTCTAATCTGTAATTCAAGTCGCCAAGCCACACTGTTATGTCAGCAGATTTGGCATAATGAATGTCATTCTTGGAGAACAGCGAGTGTGAAATATGTTGGCATTCAGAGTTCCTCTTCTCCACCTTACGTTCATGAGCTACACTTCAATAAGATATCTTGTTAGTTATATGCAATGACATTGATTTTACACAAGAGCTGTATCATCGACTTGGTTGTTGCTGCCAGAACCGTCTTCTTTGTTTGCAGGAGGTTGTTGCTTTTGGATTAGCACTGAGATAATCTTAGCTAGAATTCTAGACGTGGTACCACAATCAATAAATCTTCCAGGTTGATGGTTCAGCAATTGTGTAGAGGCAGTGGCGCATTGGCATCCTTAAGAAATTTTAATGATACTGATAAGAAATGAATTGACCATAAGTTAGAAAGCAACCTGCAAGATGGCAGGACACAAACACCATCCGGATCCCACTGAAATTGATGTACATGGCCACAGCTCCTTTCTTTCTCCCAATTACACCACCGCAGCCTCCGACTGCGTGTTTATCCACCTTCATCTCTGCCCATATTTAGGAATTTAATAAAACTTAAACAATCAAACAATAAAAgcactttatttatttatttattttcaaaaaagaaaagcACTTTCAACATCAATAGTACTCATACATAGAACCAGGATCACCTCTGATGTATGATTCCGAACTCTTAGCCCCGAAAAGATACATATGAAGAGACTGCATGTTTTTCTGGCATAGCAATCTGAAGACAAGCATCGACGTATTTCAGAATACGGTGGAAACCTTGAAAGTGTTTTGATAAAAAATGTTAACCTGGAAGATCCCTCACATGTGTGTATCAGCCATGGCTTCCTGCAGAACTTGCGCAACACCAGATTTTGGGGCTTCTTGCAGCCCAAGAACCAGCAAATCAAACTTCCTGtcagagctcaccagcttccttacATCCTCGACAGACATCTGTGTGAAAGAACAAAATATTAAACCAAAGAAAATGGATCGACCACCATCAAGAAGAACGCAACCAAGAATATGATGCACCTTGCCGTTCATGTTCCATGTGATAATGCAGACACAGAGGACAGAGTTGCTGACGAACTCACAGGCTTTCTGAATCCGAATCGTCTTTATGCCTTCATGAGTTCCATCCTCGTCAACAGAAACCATGCCATCGCGGTGCAGCTCACTGAATCCCCTGCGATCTCATTAGAGTTTGTATCGATCATATGGAAAGCAACTTATAAAAAGACCACTAGGTATATACTTTTATTTTATCTACAACAGATGAATATACCATTTTGGAAGACTGAAGCTCGTGCAGTTGCCCATATCTCTATGACTCTATTGGCTGAGTCCTTCCTTTCCAATCATCTCATAAGCAGAAGATTACAAAAGCAAACCTTTTTATACAGTTCCGTTCTGAAAATTCAACGTTTCTTTGCAGAAACCAAATTGATTAGGTTTTTAGATGCTTCTGGTCATCACGTTTCTGATCAGCAAATCTAGTGCAACTTTCAACGAAGCAGGAGAAGAAAATGACAAGTGGAATGCTGAAGACCAACCACTAGGACTATGTGGATTGGGCAGGTAGGTACTGGATATCTTTGATGTGACAACAAGATCGCGTTTGTCATCACATTTTCTTAGCAAGTAATTAATCCTCAAAGGGCGCACATGTGAAATAGACTAGACACATACAAAGGACCACGAGAATTGCCCCAAATAATGCTTTGTGATAAATAGGAACACATTTTCTTAGCAAGCAACTTTGTTGACCATGAACTATGACGGAGAAGCTCCAGTGTGAACGTACTTGGACACAATTTCTTCCTGAAGTTTCGCTATCATCCGAGCCTTGTGCACACCTGATCACTAGGTATAGGGTAGAGAGGAAAAACAACAGCATTTGTTAAAGTGACACCACTCTCATTTTTTTTAACAGGTAAGGCCACGAAGCGCCTGGAATCTGCATTAAACCGGCATGGGGTGTACATTACAGAAGGGACCTCAAGAAATGAAAAGAATACAACACATCCCCTAAATTTTGCAGTAAACACCTTAAGGAAGATCGCAGAAACGTGATCGAGTCCAGCGTCGCCGGCATCGAACTTTGACCTCCAAACACCTGCGCTTCCAccggggacgaaaccacttgggGAAGCACCGGCGTTCGCCGCCGCGTTGAGATCTAAGAAGAtcctccagcaaaggaggaagaacatacTCGAGAAACTAATCTCGAGCTCAGCGGGGCCATCCTTTTGGCCGAGGATAGCGGAGGCAACACCTCTCCGCCGCTTGGGAACCGCTGCAGGCACCGCAGATTCTGAAGGCACCCAGGCATACCTCGCCGCCGCCGACATCATAGCAGCTCTAATCTCCTCtccctcgccaccatggccggccgaGAGGACAAGCAGAGCCGAGAGACCCCAGCGACGACGAGGGTCGCGCTTATTGAACTGAGGGCTCGCCTGTAGAAGCTTCTCCATGAAGCCTTCCATCAGCGACCCCCCGGTGCCGCGCCGGTGCGACTGAGTGGAGGAATACCCCTAGCCACCTCCCCCATCACCAAGAACTCCGCCACTACAACTCTCCCCTCGCCGCCATGGTTGGCCGGAGGAAGAAGACGTGGCATAGAATCACCACAGAGGAGAGAGAGGTAGCAAATCTTTGCCTTATTTGCGGAGATCCCTGAGCTCCGGGCACTCGTTGCAGCCTCAAACCACCGGAGCACAGCAAGAAGCAGCGGAGTCCAGATGTACCGGATATGGTCAAGAAAATCCGGCACCCTACTCTAAACTACCGGCATATAGCCGCACTCTCAGTTTGTTTGTCTACTCATTCAGCCATAAGTAAAAATATATATACTCGCTCCATATCAGTTTATTAGGTCTTCAC
It includes:
- the LOC127293781 gene encoding uncharacterized protein — translated: MEIPVRLGVTEGEEEELEEYDSVFYEDIEAPKFVDLTAPDDARPTDDPSWFCLRVGCDQSHEHVDPEALHRSFVMRVMAARSPNVKLQRAISRRNQSSMLPKCPQSVPAKPRRTRMTRLSMAADAAAAAKAARARLHDHGIRTFRVSPVRAKAARVEPSSARKKALTTPRTKTALRPRQEPLFLSAKHQREPVAAAAPEMKGAVVKALFTTTPKRETPAKKSQAPPVAEVCSKLKKLNLACREVPSRYLAQVSTPNKVTKKCEETTAAVKSAKRVQQQPRNGKKILGLSAKCGNAEADEGNQTGRGNVNAEENSCKRTARCKWERKEVLQGSRIQVEPLQPDSHDEDDDKENVSSGDQSTAQDSDRQDENMNQLESKENAPQKVVKRQNSKMNAEQGGKLKKTIQRPFRLRTDERQVLKETKPERKQTIAEKNTMPVLKDENRRVMQTGRCPEGKGRDILTCGDRQKKQTTHIATSQIGESKLGLNSTRCGNVRPALTKGKTIEKSDRVVRTASSTRTVKTTSGFTAPSQVGKERKISVKTSRLQAAAV
- the LOC127293782 gene encoding type IV inositol polyphosphate 5-phosphatase 11 isoform X2, producing the protein MGNCTSFSLPKCELHRDGMVSVDEDGTHEGIKTIRIQKACEFVSNSVLCVCIITWNMNGKMSVEDVRKLVSSDRKFDLLVLGLQEAPKSGVAQVLQEAMADTHILLCQKNMQSLHMYLFGAKSSESYIREMKVDKHAVGGCGGVIGRKKGAVAMYINFSGIRMVFVSCHLAAHERKVEKRNSECQHISHSLFSKNDIHYAKSADITVWLGDLNYRLEGISSMPARKMIEENRQSKLRGKDQLLQEAEKGQVFNGYCEGTLSFKPTYKYNVGSSNYDTSYKIRVPSWTDRILFKVDHTSGLDAILSSYEALDCVRSSDHKPVKAHLCLKVGDGDA
- the LOC127293782 gene encoding type IV inositol polyphosphate 5-phosphatase 11 isoform X1, which translates into the protein MGNCTSFSLPKWGFSELHRDGMVSVDEDGTHEGIKTIRIQKACEFVSNSVLCVCIITWNMNGKMSVEDVRKLVSSDRKFDLLVLGLQEAPKSGVAQVLQEAMADTHILLCQKNMQSLHMYLFGAKSSESYIREMKVDKHAVGGCGGVIGRKKGAVAMYINFSGIRMVFVSCHLAAHERKVEKRNSECQHISHSLFSKNDIHYAKSADITVWLGDLNYRLEGISSMPARKMIEENRQSKLRGKDQLLQEAEKGQVFNGYCEGTLSFKPTYKYNVGSSNYDTSYKIRVPSWTDRILFKVDHTSGLDAILSSYEALDCVRSSDHKPVKAHLCLKVGDGDA
- the LOC127293782 gene encoding type IV inositol polyphosphate 5-phosphatase 11 isoform X3, whose translation is MSVEDVRKLVSSDRKFDLLVLGLQEAPKSGVAQVLQEAMADTHILLCQKNMQSLHMYLFGAKSSESYIREMKVDKHAVGGCGGVIGRKKGAVAMYINFSGIRMVFVSCHLAAHERKVEKRNSECQHISHSLFSKNDIHYAKSADITVWLGDLNYRLEGISSMPARKMIEENRQSKLRGKDQLLQEAEKGQVFNGYCEGTLSFKPTYKYNVGSSNYDTSYKIRVPSWTDRILFKVDHTSGLDAILSSYEALDCVRSSDHKPVKAHLCLKVGDGDA